The Panthera tigris isolate Pti1 chromosome F3, P.tigris_Pti1_mat1.1, whole genome shotgun sequence genome includes a window with the following:
- the LOC122235708 gene encoding titin-like isoform X1: MVWLPLRAQRQYPTRLGRCAPEPPRVMSRLRLLAPLLLFMWQPLWLLVQAAQPPEWALDPAQLTSDPLEAAEPWSSRSSDPPPESPQALTPPAEPGGFNYPGSSAPAQMLAPPKELTETLVPFLDTDSFGELPPGPDEDLNDQLTQHQRLPEVVPVPGWDQNQTIAPPPHLKSKTKTVGLDQAEDHQSFEILVPSLDSQSSKPTKFIVSPLNLKKDLAQHRRLAKVVGTPNQFANKEHLQQQLQDDYLDSNMGLLYPEENLPMGFPGGPDQLPNFSEEAEIPPPLQKTPNHLESPEEAESFLPQGEAQAQHPEPSEETETSLLEQEAPSQRPESLKDGNSANPQEAPAEPSSTPEEVEPSSVQQEASAHPTEAPEEVEPSPTPQEAPAQPPEPSKDIISQLLAHHEVNVLSPSQSEAQKPSFPNVTVKPLDLTITLTQPAEHPEEAGPTPVQQEAPAQPAERLEEVEPTPVQQEAPTLVPEFPIEYLTQLAVSDEVTSLPLGQYPDYLMFPRVIGKPLDVEFTTTPGPDKGVESSIAQQEAPPQPLEHTEEAELSLTQQETSGKPPEEVEPSSEQETPGQPSEPPGVIDPSLRQQETPAQPSVPPEEGKPSLSKQEPPAQLPDRFGEAELSPTQEEALAQLAELLNEAESSTQQETPAQSPGEIESSATLQEQPAQPPELPSREVEPSPTQQEHPAQPLWHHKMTVSPPGHYHDQHLNLPNVSVKPPDVQLTMTAEPTTEVGPSPVRHETIAQPSVPLNVEPFETQHEAPTLPPQSPEVESLPVQQETPTQSPESTTQEKLPTQQETPVQYPEYPGEVEPSTTQQEALAQQSQAPEEGESSSTQEEAPTQLPEAQEEGEPSPLQEEGQGQHPQASEGSEPPTTQEEAPVQHPQTPEEVEPSSTQQEAPAQYPQASEEGEPFPTQPETPTQYPEPLEGTEPSPAQSEATTQHPNPRGEVKPATYQEAPSQHPQTSEEINPSATQQEATAQHPEPSGEVEPSPTQQEAPAHSPEHQVVTVFPQGQNQAQLLLLPNVTVKPVDSSVTMTSESTNEVEASPLREEASAQSGVSPEQLEPSPIQQEVPHQHPAPPENVESSPVQHEVSTPPEDFPEEIELSPSQQESSALPQVPVASIEPSPIQQEVPAQQPKPNEGVESFPVQYEHPAQPPGSSTDVVAQSPVQHEVTFSPPGPGEDQHPVLPNITGKPVDLRIFLSPQATKEVKHLPVQQDVPAQSPIPPEKVEFAPAQSKHLSQSPESPEDESSPGQQEVLAQTPDPPKAVDPASGQQEAPAQSVVPQLAPAQPSEPPEKVEPSPVQQEVPAQPSEPPNEAESSPTPQEALVQSPVPQQAPAVSPEPPKEVEPSPTLQEAPAQPSEPPNEAESPTQQVAPAQFPVLQESPAMSPEPPKEVEPSPTPQEAPAQPSEPGNEAESFPTQQGAPVVSPEPPKEVEPSTQQEAPPQPSEPPEKVEPSPVQQETLSLPLEPLKEIEPSLTQQEVQAQPSEAPEKVEPSPILQQSPTQPPEPSKEAETPPAQQEAPVQPPEPPEEVVAQPPVHNEVTVPPLGQEQAQHPNLPNVTVQPADLELTVTPEPTVEAEHSTIMQQTIAPPEDLEVTFPHSEHIQHPTLTKVTVKPLDPGLTITPESTTETEPSVTMQETPTQPPEPPKEVVQYPSQQEVTVPTPSKDQGQQPTLPSVTAHRVDLGLTITPEPTTEAEHSTPVKETTAPPPKDLEVTLAHPEQVQSQHPNLTEVTVPPMDLELTVTAGSSVETEPSPTMRDTPTQPPEPPKEVVVQYPFQQEVTVPTPSKDQGQHPASPIIPFRHVELTITPEPITEAEHSTTLKKTTTPPPKDPEVTLAHPKQVQSQHRNLTEVTVPPMDLEIPVSQQPESFETGFPPTTEHPVVHFVNYTSEKAYTTLTWQPEQNATTNLKICERCTCKEETLSCVGLSPQQRLRRVPVLEPDTYNGTFTILNFQGNSISHIDENVWKGYRWAEKLILRDNYLTELRKDTFEGLLSLQYLDLSYNKIQFIERRTFESLPFLKFINLRCNLLIKLSFGTFQAWHGMPFSHKLIISRNPLSTDEDSVGRLGGAVG, from the exons ATGGTTTGGCTCCCGCTCAGGGCCCAGCGCCAGTACCCTACTCGCCTGGGTCGCTGCGCCCCGGAGCCTCCGCGTGTCATGTCCCGGCTGCGCCTGTTGGCCCCACTGCTTCTCTTTATGTGGCAACCGTTGTGGCTGCTGGTCCAGGCAGCTCAGCCTCCGGAGTGGGCCCTGGACCCTGCCCAGCTGACTTCCGACCCCCTGGAGGCGGCTGAGCCCTGGTCTTCTCGCTCCTCTGATCCCCCCCCCGAATCGCCCCAGGCACTTACACCCCCAGCTGAGCCGGGGGGCTTTAATTACCCGGGGTCCTCTGCTCCAGCCCAGATGTTGGCCCCGCCTAAGGAGTTGACCGAGACTTTGGTTCCATTCCTGGACACGGATTCGTTTGGAGAACTACCCCCAGGGCCAGATGAGGATCTGAATGACCAGCTAACCCAGCATCAAAGGCTCCCAGAGGTGGTTCCAGTGCCAGGTTGGGATCAGAATCAGACCATAGCTCCGCCTCCTCATCTCAAAAGTAAGACTAAAACTGTAGGTTTAGATCAGGCCGAAGATCACCAGTCATTTGAAATACTTGTTCCATCTCTGGATAGTCAGAGTTCAAAGCCAACAAAGTTTATTGTTTCACCCCTAAACCTGAAGAAAGATCTAGCTCAGCATCGAAGGCTTGCCAAAGTTGTTGGAACTCCAAACCAATTTGCAAATAAAGAGCACCTACAACAACAGCTGCAGGATGATTATTTAGATTCCAATATGGGTCTCCTGTATCCTGAGGAGAACCTACCTATGGGTTTCCCAGGGGGACCAGATCAACTTCCAAACTTCTCTGAGGAGGCTGAAATTCCTCCACCCTTGCAGAAGACCCCAAATCATCTAGAGTCCCCTGAGGAAGCTGAATCTTTTTTGCCCCAAGGGGAGGCTCAGGCTCAGCATCCAGAGCCCTCTGAAGAGACAGAAACATCTCTACTTGAGCAGGAGGCTCCATCTCAGCGTCCAGAGTCCCTTAAGGATGGAAATTCAGCAAACCCACAAGAAGCCCCAGCTGAGCCTTCAAGTACCCCTGAAGAGGTCGAACCTTCTTCAGTCCAGCAGGAAGCCTCAGCTCACCCTACAGAGGCCCCCGAGGAAGTGGAACCTTCTCCAACCCCCCAGGAGGCCCCTgctcagcctccagagccatCTAAGGACATCATATCTCAACTGTTAGCACATCATGAAGTAAATGTGCTATCTCCAAGTCAGAGTGAAGCTCAGAAGCCAAGCTTCCCCAATGTCACTGTTAAACCTCTGGATCTTACCATAACTCTAACTCAGCCTGCGGAGCACCCTGAGGAGGCTGGACCTACCCCAGTCCAGCAGGAGGCCCCTGCTCAGCCTGCAGAGCGCCTCGAGGAGGTTGAACCTACCCCAGTCCAGCAGGAGGCCCCAACTCTAGTTCCAGAGTTCCCTATCGAGTATTTAACTCAACTTGCAGTAAGTGATGAGGTGACATCTCTACCTCTAGGTCAGTATCCAGATTATTTAATGTTTCCCAGGGTTATAGGTAAGCCTTTAGATGTGGAATTTACCACAACTCCAGGGCCTGATAAAGGTGTTGAATCTTCTATAGCCCAGCAAGAGGCCCCACCTCAGCCTCTTGAACATACTGAGGAAGCAGAACTTTCTCTAACCCAGCAAGAGACCTCGGGTAAGCCTCCAGAGGAGGTTGAGCCTTCAAGTGAGCAGGAGACCCCAGGTCAGCCTTCCGAGCCTCCTGGGGTGATTGATCCTTCTCTAAGGCAGCAGGAGACCCCAGCTCAGCCTTCAGTGCCTCCTGAGGAAGGTAAGCCTTCTCTAAGCAAACAGGAACCCCCAGCTCAGCTTCCAGACCGTTTTGGAGAAGCTGAACTTTCTCCAACCCAGGAGGAGGCCTTAGCTCAGCTTGCAGAGCTCCTTAATGAGGCAGAATCTTCAACCCAGCAGGAGACTCCAGCTCAGTCTCCAGGGGAGATAGAATCTTCTGCAACCCTGCAAGAGCAACCagctcagcctccagagctgccTTCCAGGGAGGTGGAACCTTCTCCAACCCAGCAGGAGCACCCAGCTCAACCTCTATGGCATCATAAGATGACAGTTTCACCTCCAGGTCACTACCATGATCAACATTTAAACCTGCCCAATGTCAGTGTGAAACCTCCAGATGTGCAGCTTACCATGACTGCAGAACCCACTACAGAGGTGGGACCTTCTCCAGTTCGGCACGAGACTATAGCTCAGCCCTCAGTGCCTCTTAATGTGGAACCTTTTGAAACCCAGCATGAAGCCCCAACTCTGCCTCCACAGTCCCCTGAGGTTGAATCTTTGCCAGTTCAACAGGAGACTCCAACGCAATCTCCAGAATCTACCACACAGGAGAAACTTCCAACACAGCAGGAGACCCCAGTTCAGTATCCAGAATATCCTGGAGAAGTTGAACCTTCTACAACTCAGCAGGAGGCCCTAGCTCAGCAATCACAGGCCCCTGAGGAGGGTGAATCATCCTCAACCCAGGAGGAGGCCCCGACTCAGCTTCCAGAGGCCCAGGAAGAGGGTGAACCTTCCCCTCTCCAGGAGGAGGGCCAGGGTCAGCACCCACAGGCCTCCGAGGGGAGTGAACCACCTACAACCCAGGAGGAGGCCCCAGTTCAGCATCCACAGACCCCTGAGGAGGTTGAACCTTCTTCAACCCAGCAGGAGGCTCCAGCTCAGTATCCTCAGGCATCAGAGGAGGGTGAGCCTTTTCCAACCCAACCAGAGACCCCAACTCAGTATCCAGAGCCCCTTGAGGGGACTGAGCCTTCTCCAGCCCAGTCAGAGGCCACAACTCAGCATCCAAATCCCCGTGGGGAAGTTAAACCTGCAACCTATCAGGAGGCCCCAAGTCAGCATCCACAGACCTCTGAGGAAATTAACCCTTCTGCCACTCAACAGGAAGCCACAGCTCAACATCCAGAGCCTTCTGGTGAGGTTGAACCTTCTCCAACCCAACAGGAGGCCCCAGCTCACTCTCCAGAGCATCAGGTGGTAACAGTTTTTCCTCAAGGTCAGAATCAAGCTCAGCTCCTGCTGTTGCCTAATGTCACTGTTAAACCTGTGGATTCCTCAGTTACCATGACCTCAGAATCCACTAATGAGGTTGAAGCTTCTCCACTCCGAGAAGAGGCCTCCGCTCAGTCTGGAGTGTCCCCTGAGCAGTTGGAACCTTCTCCAATCCAGCAGGAGGTCCCACATCAGCATCCAGCGCCCCCTGAAAATGTGGAATCTTCTCCAGTCCAGCATGAAGTCTCAACTCCACCCGAAGATTTTCCTGAGGAAATTGAACTTTCTCCAAGCCAGCAGGAGAGCTCAGCTCTGCCTCAAGTGCCTGTTGCAAGTATAGAACCTTCTCCAATCCAGCAAGAGGTCCCAGCTCAGCAACCAAAGCCCAATGAGGGGGTCGAGTCTTTTCCAGTTCAGTATGAGCATCCAGCTCAGCCTCCAGGGTCCTCTACAGATGTTGTAGCTCAGTCTCCAGTACAGCATGAGGTGACATTCTCACCTCCAGGTCCAGGTGAAGATCAGCATCCAGTGTTGCCTAATATCACAGGTAAACCTGTGGATCTGAGGATTTTCCTAAGTCCCCAGGCAACTAAGGAGGTTAAACATCTTCCAGTGCAGCAGGATGTCCCTGCTCAATCTCCTATTCCCCCTGAGAAAGTTGAATTTGCTCCAGCTCAGTCCAAGCATCTTTCCCAGTCTCCAGAGTCCCCTGAAGATGAGTCTTCTCCAGGCCAACAAGAGGTCCTAGCTCAGACTCCAGACCCCCCTAAGGCTGTGGACCCTGCTTCAGGCCAACAGGAGGCCCCAGCTCAGTCTGTAGTCCCCCAGCTGGCCCCAGCTCAGCCTTCAGAGCCTCCTGAGAAGGTAGAACCATCTCCAGTTCAGCAGGAAGTCCCAGCTCAGCCTTCAGAGCCCCCTAATGAGGCAGAATCTTCTCCAACCCCGCAGGAGGCCCTGGTTCAGTCTCCTGTCCCCCAGCAGGCCCCAGCTGTATCTCCTGAGCCCCCTAAGGAGGTAGAACCTTCTCCCACACTGCAGGAGGCCCCAGCTCAGCCTTCAGAGCCCCCTAATGAGGCAGAGTCTCCAACCCAGCAGGTGGCCCCAGCTCAGTTTCCAGTCCTCCAGGAGTCCCCAGCTATGTCCCCTGAGCCCCCTAAGGAGGTGGAACCTTCTCCCACACCTCAGGAGGCCCCAGCTCAGCCTTCAGAGCCCGGTAATGAGGCAGAATCTTTTCCaactcagcagggagccccagtTGTATCCCCTGAGCCCCCTAAGGAGGTAGAACCTTCCACACAGCAGGAGGCCCCACCTCAGCCTTCAGAGCCTCCTGAGAAGGTGGAACCATCTCCAGTCCAGCAGGAAACCCTATCTCTACCTCTCGAGCCACTTAAGGAGATAGAACCTTCTCTAACACAACAGGAGGTACAAGCTCAGCCTTCAGAGGCCCCTGAGAAGGTAGAACCATCTCCAATTCTGCAGCAGTCTCCAACTCAACCTCCGGAGCCCTCTAAGGAGGCAGAAACTCCTCCAGCCCAGCAGGAGGCCCCAGTTCAGCCTCCAGAGCCACCTGAGGAGGTTGTAGCACAACCTCCAGTCCATAATGAGGTGACAGTTCCACCTCTAGGACAAGAGCAAGCTCAGCATCCAAACTTGCCCAATGTTACTGTTCAGCCTGCTGACCTGGAGCTTACTGTAACTCCAGAACCTACTGTGGAGGCTGAGCATTCTACAATCATGCAGCAGACTATAGCTCCTCCAGAGGACCTTGAGGTGACATTTCCACATTCAGAGCACATTCAGCATCCAACCTTAACTAAAGTCACAGTTAAACCTTTGGACCCAGGGCTTACCATAACTCCAGAATCCACTACAGAGACTGAACCTTCTGTAACCATGCAAGAGACCCCaacccagcctccagagccacctAAGGAGGTTGTTCAGTATCCGTCCCAACAGGAAGTGACAGTTCCTACTCCAAGTAAGGATCAAGGTCAGCAACCAACATTGCCCAGTGTCACAGCTCATCGTGTGGACTTGGGGCTTACCATAACTCCAGAACCTACTACAGAGGCTGAACATTCTACACCCGTGAAGGAGACTACAGCTCCTCCTCCAAAGGACCTTGAGGTGACACTTGCACATCCAGAGCAGGTTCAGAGTCAGCATCCAAACCTGACTGAAGTCACAGTTCCACCTATGGACCTGGAACTTACTGTAACTGCAGGATCCAGTGTGGAGACTGAACCTTCTCCAACCATGCGAGACACCCCAActcagcctccagagccaccTAAGGAGGTTGTAGTTCAATATCCATTCCAGCAGGAAGTGACAGTTCCAACTCCAAGTAAGGATCAAGGTCAGCATCCAGCATCACCCATCATCCCATTTCGTCATGTGGAGCTTACTATAACTCCAGAACCTATTACAGAGGCTGAACATTCGACAACCCTGAAGAAGACTACAACTCCTCCCCCAAAGGACCCTGAGGTGACACTTGCACATCCAAAACAGGTTCAGAGTCAACATCGAAACCTGACTGAAGTCACGGTTCCACCTATGGACCTAGAAATTCCTGTAAGTCAGCAACCAGAGTCATTTGAGACAGGTTTTCCTCCAACAACTGAACATCCTGTGGTGCATTTTGTAAACTATACCTCAGAAAAGGCATACACAACTTTAACTTGGCAACCAGAACAGAATGCCACCACAAACCTCAAAATATGTGAGCGCTGTACCTGCAAAGAGGAGACACTGTCGTGTGTTGGTCTCAGCCCACAGCAGAGGCTCCGCAGAGTGCCCGTGCTGGAGCCCGACACCTACAACGGCACCTTCACCATCTT AAATTTCCAAGGAAACTCTATTTCTCACATTGATGAAAATGTATGGAAGGGATACCGTTGGGCTGAGAAACT